In Streptomyces sp. NBC_01381, a genomic segment contains:
- a CDS encoding aminodeoxychorismate/anthranilate synthase component II — translation MDGRPARILVVDNYDSFVFNLVQYLYQLGAECEVLRNDEVELRHAQDGFDGVLLSPGPGTPEQAGVCVDMVRHCADTGVPVFGVCLGMQSMAVAYGGVVDRAPELLHGKTSPVVHEGKGVFAGLPSPFIATRYHSLAAEPATVPAELEVTARTEDGIIMGLRHRELPVEGVQFHPESVLTEHGHRMLANWLVECGDEGAVGRSSGLAPVVGRATA, via the coding sequence ATCGACGGACGCCCGGCCCGCATCCTCGTGGTCGACAACTACGACAGCTTCGTCTTCAACCTCGTCCAGTACCTGTACCAGCTGGGCGCCGAGTGCGAGGTCCTGCGCAACGACGAGGTCGAGCTGCGGCACGCGCAGGACGGCTTCGACGGCGTCCTGCTCTCGCCGGGACCCGGCACCCCCGAGCAGGCGGGTGTCTGCGTCGACATGGTGCGGCACTGCGCCGACACCGGAGTGCCCGTCTTCGGCGTCTGCCTCGGCATGCAGTCGATGGCGGTCGCGTACGGCGGAGTCGTGGACCGTGCGCCGGAGTTGCTGCACGGCAAGACGTCCCCGGTCGTGCACGAGGGCAAGGGTGTCTTCGCCGGTCTTCCGTCGCCGTTCATCGCGACGCGCTATCACTCGCTCGCCGCCGAGCCGGCCACGGTGCCGGCCGAACTCGAGGTGACCGCGCGCACGGAGGACGGCATCATCATGGGCCTGCGCCACCGTGAACTGCCGGTCGAGGGCGTGCAGTTCCACCCCGAGTCGGTGCTCACCGAGCACGGCCACCGCATGCTCGCCAACTGGCTGGTGGAGTGCGGGGACGAGGGGGCGGTCGGTCGGTCGAGCGGTCTTGCC
- a CDS encoding serine/threonine-protein kinase produces the protein MGEVFAGRYELVDPIGRGGAGAVWRAWDHRRRRYVAAKVLQQSDAHTLLRFVREQALRIDHPHVLAPASWAADDDKVLFTMALVAGGSLAHLVGDYGPLPPHLTCTLLDQLLAGLAAVHAEGVVHRDIKPANILLEATGIGRPHLRLSDFGISMRLGEPRLTETNYVVGTPGYFAPEQMMGAEPDFTADLFAVGLVALYLLEGARPDSKALIEHFAAHGTPGAPQGVPEPLWQVVAMLLQPDPQARFRTATGARKALASAIELLPEPGPDDELVEVFDQLGPLPLGFGPDGPLTQARGAGPQPGLAPTPVPPPHPPSPDTGSSSATGSFHLPPPPDAPTPPPSAPTPPPFEPTPPPFDPTPPPFDPTPPPPAAAPAPAAQHVPLGQQPHPPQDLPQYAAQPPHQLTHDPSPHQAAAAQDPSRAMASAVHGTYTPTHPYTAHVPQVPLQSRPVPQRRPGPPAKVAIPMLLAALACFAVGIWALTQI, from the coding sequence ATGGGTGAGGTCTTCGCCGGCCGGTACGAACTGGTCGACCCGATCGGACGTGGGGGAGCCGGCGCGGTCTGGCGCGCCTGGGACCACCGGCGGCGCAGATATGTGGCCGCCAAAGTCCTGCAACAGAGCGACGCGCACACGCTGTTGCGCTTCGTGCGGGAACAGGCGCTCCGGATCGACCACCCCCATGTGCTCGCGCCCGCCAGCTGGGCCGCCGACGACGACAAGGTCCTGTTCACCATGGCCTTGGTCGCCGGCGGCTCGCTGGCCCATCTGGTCGGGGACTACGGCCCGCTGCCGCCCCACCTGACCTGCACGCTGCTCGACCAGCTGCTCGCAGGCCTTGCCGCCGTGCACGCCGAGGGGGTCGTGCACCGTGACATCAAGCCCGCCAACATCCTGCTCGAGGCCACCGGAATCGGGCGTCCGCATCTGCGGCTCTCCGACTTCGGCATCTCGATGCGCCTGGGCGAGCCACGGCTGACCGAGACCAACTATGTGGTGGGCACGCCCGGTTACTTCGCGCCCGAGCAGATGATGGGTGCCGAGCCGGACTTCACCGCCGATCTTTTCGCCGTCGGCCTGGTGGCGCTGTATCTCCTCGAGGGGGCCAGGCCGGACTCCAAGGCGCTGATCGAGCACTTTGCCGCGCACGGCACGCCAGGGGCCCCACAGGGCGTCCCTGAGCCGCTGTGGCAGGTCGTCGCCATGCTGCTGCAGCCGGATCCGCAGGCGCGGTTCCGCACGGCCACCGGTGCGCGCAAGGCGTTGGCCTCGGCCATCGAGCTGCTTCCCGAGCCGGGGCCCGACGACGAGCTGGTGGAGGTCTTCGACCAACTGGGCCCGCTCCCCCTGGGGTTCGGCCCGGACGGCCCGCTCACGCAGGCCCGCGGCGCCGGGCCACAACCGGGCCTCGCTCCGACCCCCGTACCGCCCCCGCACCCTCCTTCGCCGGATACGGGCAGCTCCTCGGCGACCGGAAGCTTCCACCTGCCCCCACCGCCCGATGCCCCGACGCCACCGCCGTCGGCCCCCACGCCGCCGCCTTTCGAGCCGACGCCACCACCTTTCGACCCCACACCGCCGCCGTTCGACCCCACACCACCGCCGCCGGCAGCGGCACCGGCTCCGGCGGCGCAGCACGTGCCTCTGGGGCAGCAGCCACACCCCCCGCAAGACCTGCCCCAGTACGCGGCACAGCCCCCGCATCAACTCACGCACGATCCCTCCCCCCACCAGGCTGCCGCGGCTCAAGACCCCTCACGGGCCATGGCGTCCGCCGTGCACGGGACTTACACCCCTACTCATCCATACACCGCTCACGTCCCGCAGGTTCCGCTCCAGAGCCGACCAGTTCCGCAGCGGCGGCCGGGACCGCCCGCGAAGGTGGCGATCCCGATGCTGCTCGCCGCGCTGGCGTGCTTCGCGGTGGGCATCTGGGCCCTGACCCAGATCTGA
- a CDS encoding DUF5324 family protein has protein sequence MTRIDSVRAATGSAKDSVRHAAEAVAPYAGTAKDQAAHYAHDVRVRLAPKVSQAAHQAAEQARVQYGAHVAPRVEQARTHVPPKVDHAAHEAAVRTRKAAKQTRKAARQAAEYSKPRIEQAVAAAQPVRDEAASRSVAAIAALRGDVSAKEIKRLVRKHERRARVGRLAKGAVVLGLLAGGAIAAWKWWDKQANPDWLVEPPAATEVPDSTPLSSVDGSGQQSLDPEVQAKQAEAEAAERDEKH, from the coding sequence GTGACCCGCATCGACAGCGTGCGCGCCGCGACCGGCTCGGCCAAGGACAGCGTCCGGCACGCCGCTGAGGCGGTGGCCCCCTACGCCGGCACGGCCAAGGACCAGGCCGCTCACTACGCCCACGATGTGCGCGTAAGGCTGGCGCCCAAGGTGTCGCAGGCCGCGCATCAGGCCGCCGAACAGGCCCGTGTGCAGTACGGCGCCCACGTCGCGCCCCGCGTGGAGCAGGCGCGTACACATGTGCCGCCGAAGGTCGACCACGCCGCGCATGAGGCCGCCGTCCGTACACGCAAGGCCGCCAAGCAGACACGGAAGGCGGCCCGGCAGGCCGCCGAGTACTCGAAGCCGCGGATCGAGCAGGCCGTGGCCGCGGCCCAGCCCGTCCGTGACGAGGCCGCGTCCCGCAGTGTGGCGGCGATCGCCGCGCTGCGTGGTGACGTCTCGGCCAAGGAGATCAAGCGTCTTGTCCGCAAGCACGAACGCCGGGCCCGCGTCGGGCGCCTCGCCAAGGGCGCCGTCGTGCTCGGCCTCCTCGCGGGTGGTGCGATCGCCGCCTGGAAGTGGTGGGACAAGCAGGCCAACCCGGACTGGCTCGTCGAGCCGCCCGCCGCGACGGAGGTCCCGGACAGCACCCCGCTGAGCTCGGTCGACGGCAGCGGCCAGCAGTCCCTCGACCCCGAGGTACAGGCCAAGCAGGCCGAGGCGGAAGCCGCGGAGCGCGACGAAAAGCACTGA
- a CDS encoding DNA-binding protein, with translation MDAAQQETTARARELQRNWYGEPLGALFRRLIDDLGLNQARLAGVLGLSAPMLSQLMSGQRAKIGNPAVVQRVQLLQELAGQVADGSVSAAEATDRMDEIKKSQGGSVLTNTSQSTTSSGAPTVKRVVREIQSLLRSVAAAGDIIDAADALAPTHPELAEFLRVYGAGRTADAVAHYEAHQS, from the coding sequence ATGGACGCCGCACAACAAGAGACAACCGCGAGAGCACGGGAGCTCCAGCGGAACTGGTACGGAGAGCCGCTGGGGGCGCTCTTCCGCCGTCTCATCGATGATCTGGGCCTCAACCAGGCACGCCTCGCCGGCGTCCTCGGTCTGTCGGCGCCCATGCTGTCCCAGCTGATGAGCGGCCAGCGCGCCAAGATCGGCAACCCCGCGGTCGTCCAGCGCGTCCAGCTCCTCCAGGAGCTCGCGGGCCAGGTCGCCGACGGCAGCGTCAGCGCCGCGGAGGCGACCGACCGCATGGACGAGATCAAGAAGTCCCAGGGCGGCTCCGTACTGACCAACACCTCCCAGTCGACGACGAGTTCGGGCGCTCCCACGGTCAAGCGCGTGGTGCGCGAGATCCAGTCGCTGCTGCGTTCGGTGGCGGCGGCCGGCGACATCATCGATGCCGCGGACGCCCTCGCCCCGACCCACCCGGAACTGGCAGAGTTCCTCCGGGTGTACGGCGCCGGACGCACCGCGGACGCGGTCGCCCACTACGAGGCGCACCAGAGCTGA
- the crgA gene encoding cell division protein CrgA: protein MPKSRIRKKADDYTPPAAKKATSIKLTSRSWVAPVMLAMFLIGLAWIVVFYVTDGKLPIDPLGNWNIVVGFGFIAAGFGVSTQWK from the coding sequence GTGCCGAAGTCACGGATCCGCAAGAAGGCCGACGATTACACGCCGCCCGCGGCGAAGAAGGCGACGAGCATCAAGCTGACCAGCCGTAGCTGGGTGGCCCCCGTGATGCTGGCGATGTTCCTCATCGGGCTCGCCTGGATCGTTGTCTTCTACGTCACCGACGGCAAGCTGCCGATCGACCCGCTGGGCAACTGGAACATCGTGGTCGGCTTCGGCTTCATCGCCGCGGGGTTCGGCGTCTCCACGCAGTGGAAGTAG
- a CDS encoding rhomboid family intramembrane serine protease, whose translation MDQAPGSPQGPRDAQHLPGCYRHPDRETGISCTRCERPICPECMISASVGFQCPECVREGSGTGHAPAANQPRTIAGGSIAADPRLITKILLGLNVAVFIAVLAVGDRLVNELVLVGEWPPYPFVAEDGVAEGQWYRLVTSMFTHQEPWHIAFNMLGLWWLGGPLEAALGRARYLALYMLSGLAGGALTYVVAGASQASLGASGAIFGLLGATAVLMRRLNYDMRPVIALLALNMLFTFTWSGIAWEAHVGGLVAGVAIAYGMVHAPRERRALVQWGTCAAVLLVVLAAVVVRTAQLV comes from the coding sequence ATGGATCAGGCACCAGGCAGCCCGCAGGGGCCGCGGGACGCGCAGCACCTGCCCGGTTGCTACCGTCACCCGGACCGCGAGACCGGCATCAGCTGCACCCGCTGCGAGCGGCCCATCTGCCCGGAGTGCATGATCAGCGCTTCGGTCGGCTTCCAATGCCCCGAGTGCGTGCGCGAGGGCTCGGGCACCGGTCACGCGCCCGCGGCCAACCAGCCGCGCACCATCGCGGGCGGCTCGATCGCCGCCGACCCGCGCCTCATCACCAAGATCCTGCTCGGCCTCAACGTGGCGGTGTTCATCGCGGTCCTCGCCGTCGGCGACCGCCTGGTGAACGAGCTCGTCCTGGTCGGTGAGTGGCCTCCCTACCCCTTCGTGGCGGAGGACGGCGTCGCCGAGGGCCAGTGGTACCGCCTGGTCACCTCGATGTTCACGCACCAGGAGCCTTGGCACATCGCGTTCAACATGCTGGGCCTGTGGTGGCTCGGGGGTCCGCTGGAGGCGGCGCTCGGCCGAGCCCGCTATCTCGCCCTGTACATGCTCTCCGGCCTGGCCGGCGGCGCCCTGACCTATGTCGTCGCGGGCGCGAGCCAGGCCTCGCTCGGCGCGTCCGGGGCGATCTTCGGTCTGCTCGGCGCGACCGCCGTCCTGATGCGGCGCCTCAACTACGACATGCGCCCGGTCATCGCGCTGCTCGCGCTGAACATGCTGTTCACCTTCACGTGGAGCGGCATCGCCTGGGAGGCGCACGTCGGCGGTCTGGTCGCCGGTGTCGCGATCGCCTACGGGATGGTGCACGCGCCCCGTGAGCGGCGGGCGCTCGTGCAGTGGGGGACCTGTGCCGCGGTGCTGCTCGTGGTCCTGGCCGCCGTGGTCGTCAGGACCGCACAGCTCGTCTGA
- a CDS encoding DUF881 domain-containing protein, with product MSNSADSPTGQGRRPRWRPVRLLTAAVFALAGLIFFTSFNTAKGTNIRTDASLLKLSDLIQERSHKNGELDESNGSLRDDVEALAERDNGGTKADDARLKALEKNAGTKKVKGEAVSVTLTDAPPGATAKLPGYPEPQPNDLVIHQQDLQAVVNALWQGGAEGIKVMDQRLISTSAVRCVGNTLILQGRVYSPPYKVTAVGDPEKLRTALAASPEIQNYMLYVNAYGLGWKVDDDGAVTLPGYSGTVDLHYAKPVE from the coding sequence TTGAGCAATTCTGCCGACTCCCCCACAGGTCAGGGTCGCCGTCCCCGTTGGCGGCCGGTCCGGTTGCTGACGGCTGCCGTCTTCGCCCTCGCGGGCCTCATCTTCTTCACCAGCTTCAACACTGCCAAGGGTACGAACATTCGCACGGATGCGTCCCTGCTGAAGCTCTCCGACCTCATCCAGGAGCGCAGCCACAAGAACGGCGAGCTGGACGAGTCCAACGGTTCGCTGCGGGACGACGTCGAGGCGCTCGCGGAGCGTGACAACGGCGGCACGAAGGCCGACGACGCGCGGCTCAAGGCCCTGGAGAAGAACGCGGGCACCAAGAAGGTCAAGGGTGAGGCCGTCTCCGTGACCCTCACCGACGCCCCGCCGGGCGCCACGGCCAAGCTCCCCGGCTACCCCGAGCCCCAGCCCAACGACCTGGTCATCCACCAGCAGGACCTGCAGGCCGTGGTGAACGCTCTCTGGCAGGGCGGCGCCGAGGGCATCAAGGTCATGGACCAGCGGCTCATCTCCACCAGCGCCGTCCGCTGTGTGGGCAACACCCTGATCCTCCAGGGCCGCGTCTACTCACCTCCGTACAAGGTGACCGCGGTCGGCGACCCGGAGAAGCTGAGGACGGCGCTCGCCGCTTCCCCGGAGATCCAGAACTACATGCTGTACGTGAACGCCTACGGCCTCGGCTGGAAAGTCGACGACGACGGGGCGGTGACTCTTCCCGGCTACTCGGGCACAGTGGATCTCCACTACGCGAAGCCCGTGGAATAG
- a CDS encoding class E sortase: MRVLLRTFSELCITIGTLIVLFVVYVLFWTGVKADNAMDSQIDQLQDQWAQGSMSTGTDDKPAGGSEESPPKPGPYEEGKPFAVMYIPRLGFTWNKPVLQGTGTDVLKKGLGHYGDTAQLGQKGNFSVAGHRRTYGDPFKDFPKLRPNDPVVLTDGTTWFTYRIDNKPLKTLPGDIGVIDPVPRKSGYEGPGRYLTLTTCEPEWGHSHRLIVWAHLDATQPVEAGKPEALRR, from the coding sequence GTGCGAGTGCTGTTGAGGACGTTCAGCGAACTGTGCATCACCATCGGCACGTTGATCGTGCTCTTCGTGGTGTACGTCCTGTTCTGGACCGGCGTGAAGGCCGACAACGCCATGGACAGCCAGATCGACCAGCTCCAGGACCAGTGGGCGCAGGGATCGATGTCCACAGGGACGGACGACAAGCCTGCCGGCGGCTCCGAGGAGAGCCCTCCGAAGCCGGGCCCCTACGAAGAGGGCAAGCCGTTCGCCGTGATGTACATCCCGCGGCTTGGTTTCACGTGGAACAAGCCGGTGCTCCAGGGCACCGGCACCGACGTACTCAAAAAGGGACTCGGGCACTACGGAGACACCGCTCAGCTCGGCCAGAAGGGGAACTTCTCCGTGGCGGGCCACCGCCGCACCTACGGAGACCCCTTCAAGGACTTCCCGAAGCTGCGCCCGAACGACCCCGTGGTGCTGACCGACGGCACGACCTGGTTCACGTACCGCATCGACAACAAGCCACTGAAGACGCTGCCCGGCGACATCGGTGTCATCGATCCGGTGCCGCGCAAGTCCGGGTACGAGGGGCCGGGCCGTTACCTCACTCTTACGACCTGTGAGCCAGAGTGGGGCCACAGCCACCGGTTGATCGTCTGGGCACACCTTGATGCCACCCAGCCCGTCGAGGCCGGGAAACCGGAGGCACTGCGCCGTTAG
- a CDS encoding peptidylprolyl isomerase, which yields MAEQLYATLKTNHGDIEVLLHPNHAPKTVKNFVELAQGEREWVNPETGQKSSDRLYDGTVFHRVISGFMIQGGDPLGNGTGGPGYEFADEFHPDLAFDKPYLLAMANAGPGTNGSQFFVTVSPTAWLTRKHTIFGEVTDAASQKVVDEIAAVQTNPRTDRPVNDVVIESVVIETRGA from the coding sequence GTGGCTGAGCAGCTTTACGCCACCCTGAAGACCAACCACGGCGACATCGAGGTGCTGCTGCACCCCAACCACGCGCCGAAGACGGTCAAGAACTTTGTGGAACTCGCCCAGGGCGAGCGTGAGTGGGTCAACCCCGAGACCGGTCAGAAGTCCTCGGACCGGCTCTACGACGGCACGGTCTTCCACCGCGTGATCAGCGGCTTCATGATCCAGGGCGGCGACCCGCTGGGCAACGGCACGGGCGGCCCGGGCTACGAGTTCGCGGACGAGTTCCACCCCGACCTCGCCTTCGACAAGCCGTACCTCCTTGCCATGGCCAACGCCGGTCCCGGCACCAACGGCTCGCAGTTCTTCGTGACGGTCTCGCCGACCGCCTGGCTGACCCGCAAGCACACGATCTTCGGTGAGGTCACGGACGCGGCGAGCCAGAAGGTCGTCGACGAGATCGCGGCCGTGCAGACCAACCCGCGCACCGACCGCCCGGTCAACGACGTGGTCATCGAGTCCGTGGTGATCGAGACCCGCGGCGCCTGA
- the hutH gene encoding histidine ammonia-lyase: protein MVTLLGAAPAPAIAATAPASVADAPVAPLKLALDGARLTLPDMLHIVRGNPVELSLAPRAARAMRQARGGALTALDGGQRVYGWNQGLGPLKDKPLDDDQQRELQRRILLSHAAGVGEDVLDGEALLALVLRANAMARGHMGVRPKLVERMLALVNAGVAPVLPQVGSLGTGDLQPMAAAGLVLTGEKGQARYRGRTGPARRILAEAKLPVSFPPKAGEALPIISGSGLLTARHVHAVARSTSLATQFEYAFALFLEATRAEAGSLDARTHAERRIPDEEAVAGRLRELVKDSGWMTDEGRARLHEKLPRVQDAVSVRAAPHIAGTLRQTLDEARRIIEREANASTSNPLLFPRRGGKGHEFVMGGNWDGAQIGHALDTLNAQITDLGMLSHELSGRLLSPKWSYGLPADLASPPVGLNSGMVQVQTVAAALIPEMQTRAAPSGVLSRPAKDGQEDHNTMAMASARNLHANLDRMETVLAVQLLMSAQGIDLIRPDMDGLQLGAGTARIHKTIRAVVPELAGDRHMTPDLEDMTSLVREEALLGIK from the coding sequence GTGGTGACCCTTCTCGGGGCTGCGCCCGCTCCCGCGATCGCAGCCACCGCGCCCGCCTCCGTCGCCGACGCTCCGGTCGCCCCGCTGAAGCTCGCCCTGGACGGCGCACGGCTGACGCTGCCGGACATGCTGCACATCGTTCGTGGCAACCCGGTCGAGTTGTCGCTCGCTCCCCGGGCAGCCCGGGCCATGCGTCAGGCCCGGGGAGGTGCGCTGACCGCGCTCGACGGCGGGCAGCGTGTCTACGGCTGGAACCAAGGGCTCGGTCCGCTCAAGGACAAGCCGCTCGACGACGACCAGCAGCGGGAGCTCCAGCGGCGGATCCTCCTCTCACACGCGGCCGGTGTCGGGGAGGACGTACTGGACGGGGAGGCCCTGCTGGCCCTCGTCCTGCGGGCCAACGCCATGGCGCGCGGACACATGGGGGTGCGGCCGAAGCTGGTCGAGCGGATGCTCGCGCTGGTCAATGCCGGGGTGGCGCCGGTGCTGCCGCAGGTCGGATCGCTGGGCACCGGAGATCTCCAGCCGATGGCCGCGGCCGGGCTCGTCCTGACCGGCGAGAAGGGACAGGCCCGCTACCGGGGCCGAACCGGTCCGGCGCGCAGGATTCTGGCGGAGGCGAAGCTGCCGGTCTCCTTCCCGCCGAAGGCGGGCGAGGCACTGCCGATCATCAGTGGCAGCGGGCTGCTGACGGCCCGTCATGTCCATGCTGTGGCCCGGAGCACGTCACTGGCCACCCAGTTCGAGTACGCGTTCGCGCTGTTCCTGGAGGCCACCCGGGCCGAGGCCGGTTCGCTCGACGCCCGTACGCACGCCGAGCGGCGGATTCCGGACGAGGAGGCCGTCGCGGGGCGGCTGCGGGAGCTGGTCAAGGACAGCGGCTGGATGACGGACGAGGGCCGGGCCCGCCTGCACGAGAAGCTCCCGCGCGTACAGGACGCGGTGTCCGTGCGTGCCGCGCCGCACATCGCCGGCACGCTGCGGCAGACGCTGGACGAGGCGCGCCGGATCATCGAGCGCGAGGCCAACGCCTCCACCTCGAACCCGTTGCTCTTTCCCCGCCGCGGGGGCAAGGGCCACGAGTTCGTGATGGGGGGAAACTGGGACGGCGCCCAGATCGGGCACGCGCTGGACACACTCAACGCGCAGATCACCGACCTGGGCATGCTCTCCCACGAGCTGTCGGGGAGGCTGCTGTCCCCGAAGTGGAGCTATGGCCTGCCCGCCGATCTCGCCTCACCGCCGGTGGGCCTCAACTCCGGCATGGTCCAGGTGCAGACCGTGGCGGCGGCGCTGATCCCCGAGATGCAGACCCGGGCCGCCCCCTCCGGCGTACTCTCCCGGCCCGCGAAGGACGGTCAGGAGGACCACAACACCATGGCGATGGCCTCCGCCCGCAATCTGCACGCCAATCTCGACCGCATGGAGACGGTTCTGGCCGTACAGCTGCTGATGAGCGCCCAGGGCATCGACCTCATCCGGCCCGACATGGACGGACTGCAGCTCGGTGCGGGCACGGCCAGGATCCACAAGACGATCCGGGCGGTGGTCCCGGAGTTGGCCGGCGACCGGCATATGACCCCCGACCTGGAGGACATGACCAGCCTGGTGCGCGAGGAAGCACTGCTGGGCATCAAGTGA
- a CDS encoding glyoxal oxidase has protein sequence MAKSSRLPEDNSPDGVPHVSPVTRRTLLAGALSATASGLLLGGASRASAAGATASLEPLDITGPEALLGRRWIHLKLDENGRGLPVRLPLRVPGLRSASASAEPTEIRVTSTTGLTRIGAAPDKPENDGVALRVAAGSASDLWVTPHRLGSPGVPADRLEIRTRRATAVVDVWIEPAGGRWFGADRDHQLLDLEIVAVHAALVRRGDGAEVIMWSPARDRDDDGNLKPDPDRPGKWSWTTFHMGALEARALDLTTLKTRERPMTGGEGVKPRNVFCGGHAHLPDGKLLVAGGHVDPAHLDLDDAVGVHVYDPNAANAWSRPAVMGVRRWYPAVTTMPDGRMLIAGGSRTAPAHEAAKNDLPKGYWNQINNDYQIYNPADGSLTPRSEARRLIDPELLASPKDKLAAYPNIFVLPGKTATSLPLVALVETNRAWLYQYDKAKGDAPLVLAPTVYTMRGKGSRSYPTYGSNVLLPLKPGAGKHRILVVGGQHEGQTKHRDITYEQKSTATAEILDVDAFQPLSRQKGWRRIERGMKHPRVLCDSTLMADGTVLVSGGTEKGWGDMNKVPVLASEIFDPVSETFRLADSALTDRRYHSIALLQPDGTVLKAGSTGGFAHDPDTNESLFDEHATAERYYPPYLYRGPRPAITAVAGANDAWTTLGYDTEVALQARGAGLDAQSKVALIRFGSTTHGNNMDQRYVWLRTTAQDSDAYERWTIQFRTPETSAVAPAGDYILVVVDSTGVPSSSRFVHLSQGSTDWSGPTADRRPATGRSRRATPPTGMGCYAPGISSEVLSCTSRNVISGTRAARPPSGWCTGAFRARSGYRAGHPPRVRRWPPRIPRPSRRTGPPARMA, from the coding sequence ATGGCAAAATCATCCCGGCTGCCCGAAGACAATTCACCCGACGGAGTTCCGCACGTCAGCCCGGTAACCCGGCGCACGCTGCTGGCCGGAGCGCTCTCGGCGACGGCCTCCGGGCTGTTGCTCGGAGGCGCATCCCGGGCATCCGCCGCAGGGGCGACCGCATCGCTCGAACCTCTCGACATCACCGGTCCTGAGGCGCTCCTGGGGCGGCGCTGGATTCACCTGAAGCTCGACGAGAACGGCCGAGGCCTACCCGTACGCCTGCCCTTGCGCGTCCCTGGTCTCCGATCGGCTTCCGCATCGGCCGAGCCGACCGAGATCCGCGTCACTAGTACCACCGGGCTCACCCGGATCGGCGCCGCGCCCGACAAGCCGGAGAACGACGGTGTCGCGCTGCGCGTCGCCGCGGGCAGCGCGAGCGACCTCTGGGTGACTCCGCACCGGCTCGGCTCGCCCGGCGTACCCGCCGACCGGCTGGAGATCCGGACGCGCCGGGCCACCGCGGTGGTGGACGTCTGGATCGAGCCGGCCGGGGGACGGTGGTTCGGCGCGGACCGCGATCACCAGTTGCTGGACCTGGAGATCGTCGCCGTCCACGCCGCGCTGGTCCGCAGGGGCGACGGGGCCGAGGTCATCATGTGGTCCCCGGCGCGCGACAGGGACGACGACGGCAACCTGAAGCCCGACCCCGACCGGCCGGGCAAGTGGTCGTGGACGACGTTCCACATGGGCGCGCTCGAAGCCCGTGCGCTCGACCTCACCACCCTGAAGACCCGTGAGCGGCCCATGACCGGCGGCGAGGGCGTCAAACCGAGGAACGTCTTCTGCGGCGGACATGCCCATCTGCCGGACGGCAAGCTTCTCGTCGCCGGTGGACACGTCGACCCGGCCCACCTGGACCTCGACGACGCCGTGGGCGTGCATGTATACGACCCCAACGCTGCGAACGCCTGGAGCCGACCCGCGGTGATGGGTGTCCGCCGCTGGTACCCGGCCGTCACCACGATGCCCGACGGCCGGATGCTGATCGCCGGCGGAAGCCGCACGGCCCCGGCGCACGAGGCGGCCAAGAACGACCTGCCCAAGGGCTACTGGAACCAGATCAACAACGACTACCAGATCTACAACCCCGCCGACGGCAGTCTGACCCCCCGGTCCGAGGCGCGGCGGCTGATCGACCCCGAGCTGCTCGCGAGCCCGAAGGACAAGCTGGCCGCCTACCCCAACATCTTCGTCCTCCCCGGCAAGACCGCCACGTCGCTGCCGCTGGTCGCCCTGGTCGAAACCAACCGCGCCTGGCTCTACCAGTACGACAAGGCCAAGGGCGATGCCCCGCTGGTACTGGCGCCCACCGTCTACACCATGCGCGGGAAGGGCTCCCGCAGCTATCCCACGTACGGCTCGAACGTCCTGCTCCCGCTCAAGCCCGGCGCGGGCAAGCACCGGATCCTGGTGGTCGGGGGCCAGCACGAGGGGCAGACGAAGCATCGCGACATCACCTACGAGCAGAAGAGCACGGCCACCGCGGAGATCCTGGACGTCGACGCGTTCCAGCCCCTGAGCCGCCAGAAGGGCTGGCGGCGGATCGAGCGCGGCATGAAGCACCCGCGGGTGCTGTGCGACTCGACCCTCATGGCCGACGGCACGGTCCTGGTGAGCGGCGGGACCGAGAAGGGCTGGGGCGACATGAACAAGGTGCCGGTCCTCGCCTCTGAGATCTTCGACCCGGTCAGCGAGACCTTCCGGCTCGCCGACTCCGCACTCACCGACCGGCGCTACCACTCGATCGCGCTGCTGCAGCCCGACGGGACCGTGCTCAAGGCGGGCAGCACGGGCGGGTTCGCCCATGACCCCGACACCAACGAGTCCCTGTTCGACGAGCACGCCACCGCCGAGCGCTACTACCCGCCGTACCTCTACCGCGGCCCCCGCCCCGCCATCACCGCCGTGGCCGGCGCCAACGACGCCTGGACCACGCTCGGTTATGACACGGAGGTCGCCCTTCAGGCCCGCGGCGCCGGTCTCGACGCCCAGTCCAAGGTGGCGCTCATCCGGTTCGGCTCGACCACCCACGGCAACAACATGGACCAGCGGTACGTGTGGCTGCGCACCACGGCCCAGGATTCCGATGCGTACGAGCGCTGGACCATCCAGTTCCGTACGCCTGAGACCTCTGCGGTGGCACCGGCGGGCGACTACATACTCGTCGTGGTCGACAGCACGGGCGTCCCGTCCTCGTCCCGCTTCGTCCATCTGTCGCAGGGCAGCACGGACTGGTCGGGACCGACCGCAGACCGCAGACCAGCGACCGGGCGGAGCCGACGCGCGACTCCGCCCACCGGAATGGGGTGCTACGCGCCGGGCATTTCCTCGGAGGTGCTGTCTTGTACGTCCAGAAACGTGATCTCGGGGACTCGGGCTGCTCGACCACCGAGTGGTTGGTGTACAGGAGCGTTCCGGGCTCGTTCCGGATATCGGGCAGGGCATCCGCCACGAGTTCGTCGATGGCCTCCGCGGATTCCTCGTCCTTCCCGACGAACCGGACCGCCAGCGCGAATGGCATGA